Part of the Lytechinus variegatus isolate NC3 chromosome 16, Lvar_3.0, whole genome shotgun sequence genome, GACACACAATttaaaattaacatatttaacaAGTCAATGTTATTGGTAGGGTAGATTGAAATTAACCCATGCATATAATAGCGAACATAATAGATGGACGTTTGTTCATGCATGTATAGCCACACCTTCTCTGGCAAGGTCGCATGCGTGTTTTCAATCATAAAGCGAATCTGAGACACACGTAGGCATGGTAGGTGTATCTTCATGTTCAATATTGGATAGCCACGCCCCCTATAATCAAACAGTGTACGTACATGAGGCATGCAAGCACGCGACTGGTGTTAATGTCATACCATGCATGCACAATGGAATAAACCACAAGAATTCATTGATCGTTATacaattgaattaaaaatcGTTTAACAAATCTGGTATCAAGACCAATAACAGAGATAATGAACCTTTATCTATTGCTTGTCAAAGAAATTGGAATGATCGTTTAAAATAGTTGAGGTGATCAATGACATACCATGGATGAACAACGAAATTAACTACATATATGCGTTGATTCTCATACAAATTGTTTAACATAGCTGGTATCAAGACCAATAATAGAGATAATAAACACCTTCATTTATTGCTTGTCAAAGAAATGAAGATGCAATTCATACATCCATGCATGTCTGAGTTGTCACACCTTCTCTGACCAGATACGGGGCTGAACATGTGTAGTTAATACACATGAATATCGTGTTAATTTGGAAATAATGAGATGTATTAAAGCCGAGTATAAAGCCCACATCGATCAGTATTTAAACACCTGATCCGTTGGGCGTTTTGGGGTGAGTTAAAAGCAAAAATAGGTGTGCGTTAATCAAGCATGAAAAAGCCCGCCTTCTCTGATCAGACAACGCATGTGCAAGATATCTGGAGATACACAACATTAACATATTTAACAAACCAATGTTATCAGTAAGGCATATGGAAATTAACACGTGCCTGTAGTATTGAACACGTTAGTTGAATAGATGGAGGTTTGTTCACGCATGTGTAGCCACACCCTTTCTAGCAAGGGCGCATGCGTTTTTTCgatcataaaaacaaaactgaGACACATGTAGGCATGGTAAGTGCATCTTGTTCAATATTGGATAGTCACGCCCAAAAAATCAACAGTGTACGTAAATAAGGCATGCAGGCACGAGACTGGTGTTGGGCATGGAGTTGAAAGAGAGATGCATGAACAACAGAATTAACCACAAGAATTCATTGATTGTGACTCAGTTGGATTATAAATCAATTGGATTATAAATGCTGCAGAAATAATATGCCGGTGATATGATAAATCATATATGAATGATGTTCGTTTTTCTGCTTTATCTTTTCCTGCAGATTATTGGATCGGAAATTGAGACACAACTTCCGGAAGCCAAGAACCGCTCTCGAGGAAAGTGAATAGTTGTGGCCCATAATATCTTCGTAACATATTGCACTCATTATGGAACCGTTTTGGGAATGCATACACGACGATCTATAATAGTTCATCATGACATTCAGAAATCGATCTTGATGTTGGAGTTCTGCAACCTTTCAAGAACGAGTTCAATCGTTGGACTTTCTACGAAATGATGAGCGCCATCTACGTCGGGGTTTGAAGCTACCAATTCAGTGAGCCTTTTCTGGAGAGATATGAACATTTCTGACGAACTAGAAGACCAAATTATCAAAGTAATCAAAGAAcaaacattttatgaaatttccaacCAAGAAGTGAACTTTATTCGCCGATTACGTCACTGATCTACCCCTTTTCAAGAGTAGAGACAAGAAGCTAGTGCCGTAACgagaaataaaaacttgactCAATTCTAGGCATACTTTATCAATTTTCCGTTTCCCGCGGTTTCTCCACAGAAAGACAATGAACAAAATGGCTTCTGAAAATGACATCATGATGAATTCGACAAATAGCAGCGAGGGTATAGAAGAAATTCCTGAAGATAACCAAAAGGTCTTCACTATTGTTTTGTACGTTCTCGTTGGATCTGTAGGCATTCTGGGTAATTCAATGGTGTGCGTGGTATTCAGTCTCGTAAGATCACGGAGAAGTCAGGTAATTACTCAAattgcagtagtagtagtagtagtagtagtagtagtagtagtagtagcagtagcagcagtagtagttgttgtagtagtagtagcagtagtaatagaaatagtagtagtagaatagtagtagtagtagaagtagtagaagtagtagtagtagtagtagtagtagaagtagtagtagtagtagtagtagtgttagtagtagtagtagtagtagtagtagtaatagtagtagtagtagtagcggtGGTGgtgctagtagtagtagtagtagtggtgctagtagtagtagtagtagtaatagtagtaatagtagtagtaatagtagtagctgtaatagtagtagtagtaatagtagtagtagtagtaatagtagtagtagaagtaggcATTATGAAGAAAATCggggaatttgattttttttctgttaacaCTATTAgatttcatattcataatttcgTACCACGACCAAGCTTACTTCAGAAAATtcacttgtttttttcttctccctcttccctttttATTCACCACGGTGCCACTTTGTAAAATTTCGCCACTGTCCACTcctttagcccccccccccgaatacaAAATAGCAGGTTAAGTTATCggattactttttttattattatttctttctttctttcttcgttATACATATCCAGGTGAATCTATTTATTCTGCATCAGGCCATTGTCGATTTGTGTACATCGTGTTTGCTCATCATGTTCGGCATCACGCAGCTCTATCGGGATGAAATCATGAAGACATCTTACGAGCCTCTGAACGCATCCTCACCAACCACCAACTCATCGGATCTCATGGATGATGGAGCGAGCCAGGAATATGTCAAGGTGGCCAACATCTCCCTCCCCTTGGCGGAGTTTATGTGCCGGCTCTGGTGGGGCCGGGTCTTCCTCTTCTCCATGTTTGCCATCTCGACGTTCAACCTGATGTCGATGGCCATCGAGCGCTACATGGCCATCATGCACCCGTTCTTCTACGCGACGAAATTTAAGCGACGTCACACCCTGATTGTCATCATCATGGCGTGGCTCTTCGCACCGATTCTGCAGTACTTCCCACCGATCTTCCAATACGACGCGATGGACGATACACACGAGTGTGGCATCCAGACGGACTTCTCTAAAACGGCCCAGGCTGCTATAGGTATCTGTCTCATTAGCTGGGAGTTCATCATGCCAAGCATCGTCATGGGATTTTCATCTATCAAGATCTTCAGGGAGCTTCGGTACCGTGACAGCTACCTGGTGAAAGCCACCAACTACCTTGTGGATAAAGATAAACGTACTCCGCAGCAATCCGAACCCGAGCAGGAGACAATGCGAGCTAACAGGAACACCACCATGGtcgtcatcgtcatcttcgTGGTCTATATAATCTGCTGGGCACCGAACCACTTCACCTTCCTCGGTTTCAACCTCGGAATGGAGTTGGATTTCACCGGAAAATGGTACCACACGACCGTATTGCTTGCCTTCGTCAATTCATGTACAAACCCGTTCATTTATGCGATTAGACTTAAGACCTTCCAAAGAGGATTGGTCCACATATGCCGCCTTGGCTGCCACCCCATCTCTTCGGCGCGCTTCGACTCACAAGAAACAACAAGTCGGTACCGGGTCAATGCGTCTGTCTTGTAAACCGGAAGGTTTTAGCTTGTAGATAATTTTCAAGGTGCTCCATTCTTTTGACTGTAATATTTACATGTTCATTTTGTGTCTGAAATATTTATTCTTAATGGACTTGTGAAGTTGTGAAAGATAgtgaatattttctttaatgctgaaaatgatattcatgGTGCATGAATACAATTTATTTCTCTATAAAGGAAAGCACCTTCTTGTCTCTAATACGTCTGGGAATATGTAATGTCTTTGATCTTTCTGAAATCACATTTTGGAAGTGCATATACATTTGCATCCCCATTAAGCTTCATACCAGGCATGCCAGGTGGATTATCAGTATTTTTCTAtaatatttttgtcttcataACCATAATCCCGATAATAACTTgtccctatctaggccgggggggcctcggaggcccccccccctcaacgaatcgcgcgatattttcgccgtgccaaatattttgaccgcgccgctcgctgattttactttcaagtcttgcgcaacttttttagaccaattttgcgtcacccgggtacgcggttccgaaattacgcaacattatgtaagtgcatgtcagaccgaaaattgctcaaaaacgtgatttcgtgtacaaagtcagtgcaaattgtgttttcaaccaaaattcataaatgtatgattatttttatttttttttagtctaaatgtattcattttatgctttttatgatcacagaagagtccccaacaaatttcattgaaaaaacaaagaaaaacaaaaggttaaaaaaataaagaaatacataagaaattgcaaaaaaacaatataatacataagaaaatgatttgatatcacaatttttttcatgtaaacttgctaagaacaccacaaagagtttctataccaaaaattagtacatttgaagcgttatttagggagttagagggaaaagtatgatttcgcatactaattacgtataaattagcatatcacttaatagcgattcgcatgaaagaaattactatacaatcttgtagattatgccccaggcaacctgcgtgccaattttcggcgcgatcgcgcggtcgacggccgagatcttaggggggaggggcctcccaggcccccccggccataggaactcccaaaataccccggcctagatagggttataCAAGTGTGGTATGAGGCCTGTATTCTGACGATTGGTTTAAACCGATGGCAAAGTAGTCTGATAACACTCGTGTCAAGTTGAAAATATCGTAAGTACGTTTATTCCACTGGTATTTTATTGTTACTGTACTCCGGGGGTGGTGGCACTCGGATTTGGAAACGGTAGAGGTGGCTGGCCCCAAAATCTGAAACGTTACCTTTATAGGGTTGCTTTGGAGTGACGGGCTAGAGAGCAAGATGTCCCTCTGTCAATGGGggtctttaaaggtcaagtccacctcagaaaaatgttgatttgaataaaaagagaaaaaccaacaagcacaatactgaaaatttcattaaaattggatgtaaaataagaaagttatgacatttcaaagtttcgcttattttaacaaaatagttatatgaacgagccagttacatccaaatgagagagtcgatgatatcactcactcactatttcttttgatttttattgtttgaaatatacaatatttcaatttttacgaattcgatgattaggacctccttgcctgaagcacaaaatgttaaaataatggaattccacgtgttcagggaggaatgaaactccatttcacatgacaatgatgagaaaatcaaaatatttcatatttcaaataataaaatacaaaagaaatagtgagtgagtgatgtcatcagttccctcatttgcataccgactgagatgtgcatataactgttttgtgaaattaagcgaaaatttaaaatgtcatacctttcttattttacatccgattttgatgaaattttcagagttttgcttgttgaatttttttctttttattcaaatcaagtttttgctgagttggacttgtcctttaagaactGAAGTCTGGCATGAAGGGCTTAGGAATGAGGAAGACGGGTTGGTCAAACAAAAGGGGTGAAAGTTATATTCTTGGGAACAACTGACATGATATGGGCCTTACTAGCGCAAATAGCAAATTTGCCACTATACGTGAGAGCTCCCCTCCTCTTTTACTACTCTCTTACAAGCAGTCCCTATACTCTCTGAGTGATAGTAGGGACAAATCCCTTCTAAGTGAACTTTACATCTTATCAGCTCATATTGTCCTCACCTTTAGAGGCTAAAGCTAAACGTTTCAGGATATCTAAGTAATGACAATTCAAAATTGCTTGCTTCCTGTGACGTCCGAGTCACCGTAGTTTTTCGAACCATTTTTTCCTGCCGAAATCAGGTAGGAAGATTTGTTGCTCTTTCACAGATAATATCAAGAAACTCATTCGGTGTAAAGCATCTATTTAATTTGCTTCAACATACCATGTTCTACCAATGTACACCAAATTGACCAAGAACCTTTTTTAACGTATGTCTTGTACCTAAGTGATCTCGCTGCATGAACCCGTTTATTGtgataaaataatatgaaagaTTAAATTCAATCTACTTATCTACGCAATATaacctgaaataaaaatatctttcatatttgaattttatCTCAATATAGTTTTAAATAATCTTAAAAATATTACAGTGTGATACCATACTACTAAGTGTATCATGTTTATAATACATATATTGTAAGCTTAGTCGGTAGTGTACTTTGTTGTCGAAATAAGACCGTAATTCTGgacaaaaatatgtttgtatttgttttcttttgaccGCCTAATGTCAACTGATATGTTTCATATGTATAATTacacatttaataataataataatccgctttttatatagcgctttatacATCGAAACGACGTGTCTAAACgttttacagatatattataccccggtcatcggattcaatcagtcattcccgcacacaatgagtgcacatcctccactcccagaggagtattccagtcagtcgccgatgaggcgcacacagtactggacaagctacaatgacttccACATCCTACCGCGTACCCATTTGGCACCTGGGTCCATgcagagtggcaaagtgtggattaacgccttgccaaaggacgccagaccgcagtgggattcgaacacacgactctctgtttacaaggcgagagtcagaccCACTACACCACGTCTCCACATGTTGCATGAATTACCAAAAAAATGTATGGCGCTTTTAAAGTATTTATTAACCCCTTTTAaagcaaaaattgatttgaaactcgaaaatttgactttaaatgaatatttaaatttttatatttttataatttttattattttttttataatttttattttttattttatatttgaaaCTGGAAACTCGAAGCAAAACATCATTCTTGAAACATGTAACACTATAGATCTCGGTCCACCGACCAATGTCTCCATTTCTTCTCAGACAGTACAGCGCCAGCATTGACAAATTAGTCAAACCTATACTACTTCATGCCACCTAAGGCATACTAAGTGAACAGACGTTGGTCACTGGAGAAAGATGCAATTTATAAAAAGTATTCCTTTTAAATGAGAGACAATGGCGAACACTAAAGACAGATATCATACATTGTTATTGGAtataaaatcttattttattctgGCACTTTTTCAGCTCGAAAAACCTCAACCATTACCAAACAGGTGCTCGTGTTCAgatacagtattttttttaagaattagaataaaaatatcTGTGCCAGCTACTCTTGTATTAAATCATAATTGCAACTATTGATGGTGGTGCCGTAGTCGAGTGGTCATGTGCCTAACTAGACAcatgaaagtccggggttcgatcccgatCACGGCACTTaggcccgtgagcaaggcattgtCTTTAAATACGCATTCTTTGTAGGTATATGTATACacctgtttaaaaaataaaaagaaaattatttgcaaCAGATCATACGTCTCAAACGTAAGGAAACTTTAGAGTGTCGTCGACTGATGCAATGACAAGATATGTCACCTTGTCATGTGGATTTAATACCATTATGACAAAATTGTAAAGCTTAGAGGGCCATCCAACCCTCTGATGAAAGAGTCCTACATCTGCCTTTGCATTGGTCGCAGAGATGGCGCCGCAGTAGAAAGATGGGCAGAGGACTTC contains:
- the LOC121429851 gene encoding galanin receptor 2a-like, producing the protein MNKMASENDIMMNSTNSSEGIEEIPEDNQKVFTIVLYVLVGSVGILGNSMVCVVFSLVRSRRSQVNLFILHQAIVDLCTSCLLIMFGITQLYRDEIMKTSYEPLNASSPTTNSSDLMDDGASQEYVKVANISLPLAEFMCRLWWGRVFLFSMFAISTFNLMSMAIERYMAIMHPFFYATKFKRRHTLIVIIMAWLFAPILQYFPPIFQYDAMDDTHECGIQTDFSKTAQAAIGICLISWEFIMPSIVMGFSSIKIFRELRYRDSYLVKATNYLVDKDKRTPQQSEPEQETMRANRNTTMVVIVIFVVYIICWAPNHFTFLGFNLGMELDFTGKWYHTTVLLAFVNSCTNPFIYAIRLKTFQRGLVHICRLGCHPISSARFDSQETTSRYRVNASVL